One genomic segment of Sorex araneus isolate mSorAra2 chromosome X, mSorAra2.pri, whole genome shotgun sequence includes these proteins:
- the LOC129399784 gene encoding uncharacterized protein CXorf49 homolog, which yields MSSPEDEDQAEVTLRGGNVGPRAEETLRFLRTGPRAPGAPGLGLGRTVPPRGRTERGFQGPGAPGCGSQLMSVGEAVLCDPEGLLGTSGLRGDAGRHEERPDLMALMPVFPEEAEAAREPLVLYQGPRDVRRNPSPVSCWDENSARWQGLNSVVCARPPFPPDLIEVHPPAANSRSLSGPQGGRDGRLARRGTRGRLHVPKALLQRAPSAEGLAKVDSDLDSPDDFSEVQRAREGRGAAKAGASRERGPSGTLNPESSRDTPRRTKFPGRENLFYMRGSMPPSPPRRVPIAVERQAAGGREASPGKKWLNVVVPKGRGKPSYPAVPLDSSLPLGTSRSAIQEKKSLGGPSKSSLGRSGPSWAQRTSTATPEPATFPPIPGAKTLGRSERHSLLPVPSKQSKHNWASGKKAVAKKPRECEQGAPDDDTKRETSPKSQVQTSRPKHSGQGMRFAEGSGGSLSTRAQRAPGDSQALVLSQGDISIRQPVRSGHQEQPEYSPGPESLPQSPGGTDCPRAEGRFLCGRSNVRFPGDTDKLVALNSARTCSLFMRPFDILV from the exons ATGAGTTCCCCGGAAGATGAGGACCAAGCTGAGGTGACACTGCGTGGAGGGAACGTGGGCCCCAGGGCTGAGGAGACGCTCAGGTTTTTGAGAacaggccccagagccccaggcgCACCCGGCCTAGGCCTGGGCCGCACGGTGCCCCCCAGAGGCCGCACTGAGCGGGGCTtccagggccccggggctcccGGCTGCGGGTCCCAACTGATGTCCGTGGGGGAGGCGGTGCTGTGTGACCCGGAAGGCCTTCTCGGCACCTCTGGCCTCCGTGGCGATGCCGGCAGGCACGAGGAGCGGCCTGACCTGATGGCCCTCATGCCCGTGTTCCCCGAGGAGGCCGAGGCGGCCCGGGAGCCGCTGGTGCTCTACCAGGGGCCACGGGATGTCCGCAGAAACCCATCCCCAGTGAGCTGCTGGGATGAGAACTCCGCCCGTTGGCAGGGGCTCAATTCAGTGGTCTGCGCTAGGCCCCCGTTCCCTCCCGATCTCATAGAAGTGCATCCGCCTGCTGCCAACTCTCGCAGCCTCAGTGGGCCCCAGGGAGGCCGAGACGGGAGGCTGGCCAGGAGAGGCACCAGGGGCCGCTTGCACGTGCCTAAGGCCCTTCTGCAGCGGGCCCCTTCTGCGGAAGGCCTGGCCAAGGTGGATTCTGACCTGGACTCGCCAGATGACTTCAGTGAGGTCCAgagggcgagggaagggagaggggccgCCAAGGCAGGGGCCTCCAGGGAAAGGGGCCCAAGCGGCACCCTGAACCCGGAGAGTTCTAGAGATACGCCCAGACGCACCAAGTTCCCTGGTCGGGAGAACTTGTTTTACATGCGAGGATCCATGCCTCCGTCCCCCCCGCGAAGAGTCCCCATAGCTGTggagaggcaggctgcaggaggTCGGGAAGCCTCTCCTGGCAAGAAGTGGCTTAATGTGGTTGTGCCGAAGGGACGGGGCAAGCCCAGCTACCCTGCAGTGCCCCTAGATAGCAGCCTGCCCCTAGGCACTTCTAGGAGTGCGATCCAAGAGAAGAAATCCCTTGGGGGTCCCTCCAAATCGTCCCTGGGGAGATCCGgtccttcctgggcacagagaaCGTCAACAGCCACGCCGGAGCCCGCCACATTCCCACCAATTCCTGGTGCCAAAACGCTGGGGAGGTCCGAGCGCCATTCCTTGCTGCCTGTGCCAAGCAAGCAGTCTAAGCACAATTGGGCCAGTGGCAAGAAAGCTGTGGCCAAGAAGCCAAGGGAGTGCGAGCAGGGGGCCCCAGATGATGACACGAAGAGAGAGACATCTCCCAAGAGCCAG GTCCAGACGAGCAGGCCAAAGCATTCTGGCCAGGGCATGCGTTTTGCAGAAGGCAGCGGCGGCAGCCTCAGCACTAGAGCCCAGCGAGCTCCAGGCGACTCTCAGGCCTTGGTTTTGAGCCAAGGAGACATCAGTATCAGACAACCTGTTCGCTCAG GGCACCAGGAACAACCTGAGTATTCCCCAGGACCAGAATCTCTGCCCCAGTCCCCTGGAGGAACGGACTGCCCTCGG